The Phragmites australis chromosome 1, lpPhrAust1.1, whole genome shotgun sequence genomic interval ATCAGTGTCTTCCTGAGTGCACATGGGCTGTTCTTCAACCTACGTTAGCTATCACATTCTTATCCTCCAGATCATGCAAACATAGGCACTGCAAATTTGTTATCAGGAGCACAAGAATTACTGAAAGGATCTATGCAAAATCCTAAACTGACAAAACCAAGTTAAAGAAAGGGTGCTAAATAGAGGTGTTATGACAGTCACATTTAGGGGCACGTTGAACAGAAAGATAATCAATTATTCAATCTATAATATGCAATTTATTTTACATGAATTTGCTGTAAAAATGTGTAGATACCCAGATTTACCAAATCTGAACCTTTTGTGTTTTCTGCACTAGCCCAGATCAATCTAATACGCATAAAAATACTGCATAATACTAAATAGTCATCAATCGACCTTATGACCAAGTATACATGGGCCACCTGGCCAAATAGTCTTGAAGTTCAACGGTGGAATAATAGACCACAAGGAGCTACACAGTTTGTATGGAGCCTGACTAGGCTTGCGACCTAGAGGTTTTGGAAGGTGACTTTGATGCTGTGGATCCTAGTCATGGTAGTTTTTGCCATATTAGCGGCCATACCATTAGGTTTACCTATGGGGATCCAACTTGAGGATGATTACATCCACATGGTTGacctctttcttcctcctctctatTTCTCCATTATCTTTCCTCTTCTCTACATCCTCCTCTTATCTGGATCCCCATCAGCAAAAAATGATGACATAGCAAAGAGCACCGAGTTGGATCCCTGTCAACAAAACCACCTCTAAAACCATTTTAGTGTGTATGTTGTCCCAGTTTTGTAAGTTATGTGGGTAAAATACCCTGTTTTATATTTTAGGGGGTCAAGTGGACTTTTTGCACAATTCAGGGTGTAAATTGGACTTTTGCTTAATTTCAATGATGGCTACAATAACAAAGAGAAATATTTTGAGCTCTTATGCTTTACATTTTAGCTTGTAAAACTTGTAACCGCATGTCAATTGGGACACAGATATTTTCTACTTGGTCCTCGATGACATTACTGTGATGCCCGTTGGTATAGAATATACTATATTTGGCTGACCATGGACTTCATCTTGCAGGAGGAGTATCGTCTCTTTCTGTGTTTGATAGTGATATAGGCTGTGGATCTATCTCACCGCTGGTTGTAACTGGTGGGAAAAGTGGAGATGTAGCTTTGCATGATTTTCGCTTCCTTTCTACTGGAAAGTTCAAGAATCACAGAATTTCCACTGAACATGATGTCAAGGCATCTTCCATGCATGACACCAAATCTGGAACTTCTGGTGGTACCACCAGTGGGATGATCTGGCATATACCAAAGGCTCATCTAGGTAACTCTGAGGTATTTCATTTGTACTCTTCAGTATTAAAGTTGGTTTCTCTCTCTGATCCCTTGTCCATCTACAGGAAGTGTCACCAAGGTATCGACCATCCCAAATACCAGCTTGTTCTTAACTGGAAGCAAAGATGGAGATGTGAAGCTTTGGGATGCTAAAAATTCCCAGCTGGTCTTTCACTGGCCAAAGTTGCATGAACGACACACTTTTTTTCAACCAACTTCCAGGGGCTTTGGCGGTGTTGTTAGGGTATGGAATACTATAAAGAGGATATACAATCTAATGACCTCATTGGTGATTTTTGGTCATGTTACGATAAGAGAAGATAACTATCACATACTTCTCTTTTATTAACTATATCTACATGTTTGCAGGCTGCTGTAACAGACCTCCAGGTGCTGTCTCACGGTTTCATTTCATGTGGGGGTGATGGTTCTGTGAAGCTTGTTCAGGTAAAAGATAATCTTGCTGCAGTACATCAACGTTAGAGCAAGCAAGAGGGAAGGGGGCAACAGGCATGTTAGACAAGGTTATGTTGTGGTGGACGCAATTGgtcatttgatatcattctattTTGTTTTTATCCGTGAGATGTTTTGCTCCTGTCAAGGAATGCATAGCAAGGATGGAGCTATGATGTAAGAGCAGGGGAAAATTCTAAGCAATTTGATGGGAGTCACTTGTACGTCAAGTTTGTATACAAGCCTTATATGTAGTGGGTTATACTGTCCTTGGTGTTTTTTGTAGGCCATGCTTGTTTGCTCTTCGCACAAGGCAGTGTCGACCACAAATTTCTGAAATTATGTACAGGCAGTTACCTTGTTTTGTTGGCCAAGGTATCAATATTGAAGGATATAAAGTTGTAAACTAGAAGTATGGAGATACCAAAgtacacaattttttttgtagTTTTTGTCACATAATACACAATTGTTGGGTACCCAGGCTGATTCATGCGGTACAATGGCAGGGCAAGTGAACCAAATAAAGATTATATCTAGTATGGGAGTATTAGTGTTTGTAGTGGAGTGAAGCACTGGGATTAAGGTCATGAGATATTCAAATCAACTTTGTGTATTTATGTGGCTATCAGTTACCATATGGCGCAACATGTAAGACGTACTTGGTTGAATTATTCTTTAGTTGTACCTGATGTTTCTGTATTACCTGTTTACTGGTGCAACCTACTTTGACTGTTACGGGTCTACAATCGTTCTGTAATTTTCATGCTTTTTTCCTAGATGTTATTGTTTCCTACATATTCTGATCATTTTCTTGGTAAGAGTTCCAGAAGTAACAGTATGACGAATTGATGGTGTCATTACGAATTGAAACAGAGTTGATATAGACTTCTGATCACGAATTCCAGCTGAAGCCCTACTATTTACAGATGGCCTCTGAACGAACCAGAGCTTTTACAAACAAAGCTTCAGACTCATGATCCAGCTCTTACAAAAACAATCAAGTTCGTGTGACATCTCTCTGCAACTTCCCATCTTGAACTTACATTCTTGTACCAACCTTTATGCTACTGCTATACATTGACAATATTTATACCGAGGACATATAACACTTTGAATGAAAACACTGATGTAGGAGTGTGCAGAGATCGTGGGGCCATCTGTCAGAGGGAGCAAAGCAATCTGGTGTTAAGGGCTCAGTAGTCGTCGAAATAACTTGGCAACGGCTCATCTTTTCTGGACCTGCGCCTGCTGAGCAGCGACTTCAGGAACTTCCTGCTCTTCTTTGGAGTCTGCTCACCTTCCTTGGTGTCGTTGCTCCTGTCAGCTCGTGACCTCAGCGGTGCCAAATTCTTGTGCTGTGAGGTGGTCTGCATTTTCATCAACAACAGATGAAAATGTCTCAGTGTTACCTAGCATATCATTTCTTGGACGACTCCGTCCCAAGCTCGTGTGATTTACCTGTACTCTGGCACTTGATGTCTTGAGCAGGGATGCCTTCTTTGAGAGTGATCCAGACCTTGTCAATGGAGTTGTTGAAGGAATTTGCGAATCTGATTGCTTGTCTGCTTTGCAGAAACAGATTAGGTGCCAAATATGAGTTAATTGATCAAGAAATATAACTGTAAGAGCAGATCAGGAGCCTTTTTCTAGTCATCTCCTAGAACTGGAAGGATGATACAATTATTTACCACCTTGAGCTGCTCGAGTGTTGATTATTCTACCTCTGTTAGTGGGTATAGCTGTCTCAGATGGTGGCACAGAACGTGAACGTTGTGCTGGTGATGATGAGCGTGCACGCTGCGAAGATGCACGGGCAATCGATCGCAGCTTGCTGCAAATGACAGATTTCAGATTGGTAACCTGGCTGCAAATGGAGagacgtgaaaaaaaaatcctaacttTTGCTTGTGCATTGAAGACTGACCTGAATGAAGGTTGCTTCTCTTTGATTTTTGGttgggctgctgctgctgcaacaaCATATTTCAGGTCAGATGGAAGTTAACATATCTAGTACTACGTGCTCCAATTAATTGAAGAGGTGAAGAATCGTAACTAGATGTTATAAATAATGCATTCTTACCACTGAATACTTGATGCGTCTGTGCAGCCCTGTTCGTGACCTTATTCATCTCCCTGAAGTTGGGCACGGCACTGGGCATTGACTCATCTCCAGCTGCAATTACCAAAGGGATTTGAGGTGTCTCACCCAAAGTCAACTCTCATTCACTTATTTGCATTCAGAATGTGCTGACAAGTGAGACAATAGGAGATACCAAACAACAGGATACCTATAGTTGTTTACCTGGCAAGATGTACCTCTTGTGATACTTAGGGGCAGTGATCACCAAGGATTGCTGTGAAAGGCCTTCCCTGTCCATGAACCCTTGGCTGATTTGAGTTCTCTGAAACCATTCACTTCATTAATTCAAAGAGATGGATGGTGGGATTAGTATAGATTACAATTGTTGATGAGTGGCTAATTAGAACCTGCTGGATGCAGGAGACCCGAAGATTGGCGTAAGAGACCTCATCGAACCTTTGATCGATGAGGCTGGAGACCTTGAAAGATATGGACCCCACGTGATCAACAGTGTTGACAAGGGCCTTCACGGCGTACTCCTTCAGGTTGTTCATCAcgctatgtatatatgcatataaatcatcagTAAATTTAAAGTAGCATCAGCTGCAATGTGCGAAAAGCTAACTGCAATTGCATTCTGCTTGCAATTTTTCTTGATGGTCTC includes:
- the LOC133913798 gene encoding putative protein ABIL2, which translates into the protein MVETVGSFGSRNVGVAGMSSTLEEVQMQETLIFSDTIKDLKTFRSQLYSAAEYFELAYMQEEEKQAVMNNLKEYAVKALVNTVDHVGSISFKVSSLIDQRFDEVSYANLRVSCIQQRTQISQGFMDREGLSQQSLVITAPKYHKRYILPAGDESMPSAVPNFREMNKVTNRAAQTHQVFSAAAAQPKIKEKQPSFSKLRSIARASSQRARSSSPAQRSRSVPPSETAIPTNRDKQSDSQIPSTTPLTRSGSLSKKASLLKTSSARVQTTSQHKNLAPLRSRADRSNDTKEGEQTPKKSRKFLKSLLSRRRSRKDEPLPSYFDDY